In a single window of the Rhizobiaceae bacterium genome:
- a CDS encoding TRAP transporter small permease, with translation MSPLATFNRRVERVLHAMAWISGAFLVLMAVHVCADVFMRNVFNKPLPGTLEIVSSHYMVYSVFLPLPFVEWHRKSIVVDLFFNAMPRAMKLFCVVVVLVMMTVVYAGFTWQTWGDAVKSYLRGEYLMGGTVQIVVWQARFILPLAFATATLVVFWQLLGVLLGFDRESWLEPMDVEELAPE, from the coding sequence ATGAGCCCATTGGCGACATTCAATCGCCGCGTTGAGCGGGTCCTTCACGCGATGGCGTGGATAAGCGGGGCATTTCTTGTGCTCATGGCCGTCCATGTCTGTGCCGATGTCTTCATGAGAAATGTTTTCAACAAGCCGCTTCCCGGAACACTGGAAATCGTTTCTTCCCACTACATGGTCTACTCCGTATTTCTTCCCCTGCCCTTCGTGGAATGGCACAGGAAGTCGATCGTCGTAGATTTGTTCTTCAACGCCATGCCGCGCGCAATGAAACTTTTCTGCGTGGTCGTCGTCCTTGTTATGATGACCGTCGTATATGCCGGCTTTACCTGGCAGACCTGGGGAGACGCGGTCAAATCTTACCTTCGTGGCGAGTATTTGATGGGCGGAACAGTACAGATCGTGGTCTGGCAGGCTCGATTCATTTTGCCACTCGCATTCGCGACGGCAACCCTCGTTGTGTTTTGGCAGCTTCTTGGCGTCCTGCTCGGATTCGATCGTGAATCATGGCTGGAGCCGATGGATGTCGAAGAGCTGGCACCGGAGTGA
- a CDS encoding N-acyl homoserine lactonase family protein encodes MEDDKYRIYMLRYARADRRRAENFMDGDPHDGPMPIDYFNWVITNDKRTFVVDTGFDEAMAKRRGRQMLKPVGLGLKAIGVDPEGVTDVIITHMHYDHAGNADLLPRARYHLQSCEMAFATGPCMCHQLLKYPFEEEDVVSMVRKVFAGRVEFYDGDVAVAPGITVHKIGGHSRGLQAVRVNTERGPVVLASDASHYYEHMEQDRAFTIFESLSDLLEGYRKLKRLAPSMKHIVPGHDPKVFERYPCVEGMEGWAIRLDLSPSR; translated from the coding sequence ATGGAGGACGACAAATATCGAATATACATGCTTCGCTACGCGCGGGCGGACAGGCGTCGGGCCGAGAATTTCATGGACGGCGATCCGCATGACGGCCCGATGCCTATCGACTATTTCAATTGGGTCATAACCAACGACAAGCGCACTTTCGTCGTCGACACGGGTTTCGATGAAGCGATGGCGAAGCGCCGGGGCCGACAAATGCTGAAGCCAGTCGGCCTTGGGCTGAAAGCGATCGGCGTCGATCCGGAAGGCGTGACCGACGTCATCATCACACATATGCACTACGATCACGCCGGTAACGCCGATCTGTTGCCACGCGCGCGCTACCACTTGCAGTCATGCGAGATGGCGTTCGCGACCGGCCCCTGCATGTGCCACCAACTGCTGAAGTACCCGTTCGAAGAGGAAGACGTGGTTTCGATGGTGCGAAAGGTATTTGCCGGTCGCGTCGAGTTCTACGATGGCGACGTCGCAGTCGCGCCGGGCATCACGGTCCACAAGATCGGTGGCCATTCGCGCGGACTACAGGCCGTTCGCGTCAACACCGAGCGCGGCCCCGTGGTGCTGGCAAGCGATGCATCGCACTACTACGAACACATGGAACAGGATCGCGCCTTTACCATCTTTGAAAGCCTGTCGGACCTGCTTGAAGGCTATCGCAAGCTCAAGCGCCTTGCGCCTTCAATGAAACATATCGTGCCCGGCCACGATCCCAAGGTATTCGAAAGATACCCTTGCGTCGAAGGCATGGAAGGCTGGGCGATCCGCCTGGACCTTTCCCCTTCCCGATAG
- a CDS encoding NAD(P)-dependent oxidoreductase: MDTDQARRTMDEEIGFIGLGNMGAPMARRLVDAGYKLVVTDISEDARHKFEALGARSVGSAKEVADAAETVFASLPTPSIVEAVTIGPGGLMEGARIRRFIDLSTTGATTSKRISEKLAERQIAHFDSPVSGGKSGAERGTLAVMVSGPRHEYAEIEPMLKNIGKLFFIGEISGVGQTMKLINNLLSATALAATSEAVVMAVKAGIDPKIAVEVINVGSGRNSASQDKFPHAILPRKFDYGFTTGLMYKDVRLCMDEAEALGVQMWVGNTVKQLWQLVNNQIGPESDFTQVVEMPERWAGVQVGTKEG, encoded by the coding sequence TTGGACACGGATCAAGCGAGAAGGACCATGGACGAAGAAATCGGTTTCATCGGCCTCGGCAACATGGGCGCACCGATGGCGCGCCGCCTTGTCGATGCAGGCTACAAACTGGTCGTAACCGACATCAGCGAAGACGCCCGGCACAAGTTCGAGGCGCTCGGCGCCCGCTCGGTTGGCAGTGCGAAGGAAGTCGCGGACGCGGCCGAGACCGTGTTTGCGAGCCTGCCCACCCCGTCAATCGTCGAGGCGGTCACCATCGGCCCCGGCGGCCTCATGGAGGGTGCACGCATAAGGCGCTTCATCGATCTTTCAACGACTGGCGCGACAACCTCGAAGCGCATTTCCGAGAAGCTGGCCGAGCGCCAGATAGCCCACTTCGACTCGCCCGTTTCGGGGGGGAAATCGGGCGCCGAACGCGGCACACTTGCGGTCATGGTGTCAGGTCCCCGGCATGAATACGCCGAAATCGAGCCGATGCTGAAGAACATCGGAAAGCTGTTCTTCATCGGCGAAATATCAGGCGTCGGTCAGACCATGAAGCTGATCAACAATCTGCTCTCCGCAACTGCGTTGGCAGCCACCTCGGAAGCGGTGGTGATGGCCGTGAAGGCGGGCATCGATCCGAAGATCGCAGTGGAAGTCATCAATGTCGGCTCCGGCCGTAACAGTGCTTCGCAGGACAAGTTTCCCCACGCGATTCTTCCGCGCAAATTCGACTACGGCTTCACCACCGGCCTGATGTACAAGGACGTAAGGCTGTGCATGGATGAAGCCGAGGCGCTCGGCGTCCAGATGTGGGTCGGCAATACGGTCAAGCAGCTCTGGCAACTGGTCAACAACCAGATCGGACCGGAATCCGACTTCACCCAGGTGGTTGAAATGCCGGAGCGTTGGGCGGGCGTTCAGGTCGGGACAAAAGAAGGCTGA
- a CDS encoding SMP-30/gluconolactonase/LRE family protein gives MKLDVEPLADVAAELGEGPLWSPAEGALYWFDLLGRVIFRTDATTGDTARLAISGMPTAIALRKGGGLLAALRNGFAFIDFNAGTETRLPSPMDFSRERFNDGKCDRRGRFFVGSMDKTLAEPIGGLFRLDPDQSFTRLATGMTLSNGLAWSPDDRILYHCDSRPGYVYAYDYDIETGGVAGRKLHIDFTGTGIHPDGCTVDAEGCLWIAELGAWTVGRYDPAGKRIGGIELPTRRVTSVTFGGDDLGTLFITTMRNNLTDTELGEQSHAGKVFVARPGVMGIAEVPFDG, from the coding sequence ATGAAGCTCGACGTCGAACCGCTGGCGGATGTCGCCGCCGAACTCGGGGAAGGCCCGCTGTGGTCTCCTGCGGAAGGCGCGCTGTACTGGTTTGACCTGCTTGGTCGCGTGATTTTCCGGACCGATGCGACAACGGGCGACACTGCGCGCCTTGCGATCTCCGGCATGCCCACGGCGATCGCGTTGCGCAAGGGAGGCGGACTCCTTGCCGCGCTTCGCAACGGCTTCGCTTTCATCGATTTCAATGCCGGAACCGAGACCCGGCTGCCGTCGCCGATGGATTTTTCCCGGGAGCGCTTCAACGACGGCAAATGTGACCGACGGGGCCGATTTTTCGTCGGATCGATGGACAAGACGCTCGCCGAGCCAATCGGCGGTCTTTTTCGTCTGGATCCCGACCAATCCTTCACGCGCCTTGCCACAGGCATGACCCTGTCGAACGGTCTCGCATGGTCGCCCGACGACCGTATTCTGTACCACTGCGACTCCCGGCCCGGTTACGTTTACGCCTACGACTATGACATCGAAACAGGCGGCGTGGCTGGCCGGAAACTGCATATCGACTTCACCGGGACCGGCATACACCCCGACGGCTGCACCGTGGATGCCGAAGGCTGCCTGTGGATCGCAGAACTGGGTGCGTGGACCGTCGGTCGCTATGACCCGGCGGGAAAGCGCATCGGCGGAATCGAACTGCCGACGCGGAGGGTCACCAGCGTGACATTCGGTGGTGACGATCTGGGAACGCTTTTCATCACCACGATGCGCAACAACCTGACCGACACCGAGCTGGGCGAGCAGTCACACGCGGGAAAGGTGTTCGTCGCGCGACCGGGCGTCATGGGAATAGCCGAAGTGCCGTTCGACGGTTGA
- a CDS encoding AMP-binding protein, translating to MLSEVEKTSEIYLPLGQRVLGPLLADRARTEGERPYLTFSGRTLSYAQTNRDVRAIGGALRRLGVQKGDMVTLLAGNSVEFVLTWYACCVVGAVFVGVNLSYTGDMLDYVMNDSRPRGMVIDRRLIGQLATLPQETLERLDWVAVIGGTDGLELPAGPSRYFDFGDMLTGQGDDPQVDCTFGDINCVSYTSGTTGPSKGVLIPNGLAFANAVTFMRAVGLGPDDILYTPLPLFHGIASRQGALSALVAKAQVVIDEKFSARQFWRRATETGATVAHTIFTIPVILKTLPPSEWDTAHRLRVMYNAHQDPEFEARFNVRLAEAYGLTETGLTIFTPWPESRREGSSGRAHEDWEIGIVDDNDVPVADGVVGELVVRPKLPSILMQGYHNKDRETLAAFRNLWFHTGDFARRDADGYLYFAGRKKERIRRRGENISGYEVEQIIARHPEVSEVAALPYPAPAGEDDLRCVIVRAEGSTLSAEALAQWLETRMPPFMQPRYIEFTDDLPRTASAKVEKYKLIEAGLGSSVWDREGQVRPGGVAG from the coding sequence ATGTTGAGTGAAGTGGAAAAGACGTCGGAAATATACCTGCCGCTCGGGCAGCGCGTTCTCGGACCTCTGCTTGCGGACAGGGCTCGAACCGAGGGAGAGCGCCCCTATCTGACCTTTTCCGGGCGCACTTTGAGCTACGCGCAAACAAACCGCGACGTGCGCGCCATCGGAGGCGCGCTTCGCCGGCTTGGCGTGCAAAAGGGCGATATGGTCACGCTGCTCGCGGGCAACAGCGTTGAATTCGTGCTGACCTGGTACGCATGCTGCGTGGTCGGCGCCGTCTTCGTGGGCGTCAACCTATCCTATACGGGCGATATGCTCGACTATGTGATGAACGACAGCCGGCCGCGCGGAATGGTCATCGACCGACGCTTGATCGGGCAGTTGGCCACGCTGCCGCAGGAGACCCTTGAGCGTCTGGACTGGGTGGCTGTCATCGGCGGCACGGACGGTCTGGAATTGCCCGCGGGACCCAGCCGATATTTCGATTTCGGTGACATGCTGACCGGGCAAGGGGATGACCCGCAGGTCGATTGTACCTTCGGCGACATCAATTGCGTGTCCTACACTTCAGGGACGACCGGTCCGTCGAAGGGCGTCCTGATTCCGAACGGGCTGGCTTTCGCCAACGCGGTCACCTTCATGCGCGCGGTCGGGTTGGGACCGGACGACATCCTCTACACGCCCCTGCCGCTTTTCCACGGAATCGCGAGCCGGCAGGGCGCGCTTTCGGCTCTTGTCGCGAAAGCCCAAGTGGTGATTGACGAGAAGTTCAGCGCCCGGCAGTTCTGGCGCCGTGCGACGGAAACGGGCGCAACCGTCGCCCACACCATTTTCACCATTCCAGTCATACTGAAAACTCTACCCCCCTCGGAATGGGATACGGCACACCGCCTGCGCGTGATGTACAACGCCCATCAGGACCCCGAGTTCGAGGCCCGCTTCAATGTGCGCCTCGCAGAGGCCTATGGCCTTACGGAGACCGGGCTGACCATTTTCACGCCTTGGCCTGAAAGCCGTCGCGAGGGCTCCAGCGGGCGCGCGCACGAGGATTGGGAAATCGGCATCGTCGACGACAATGACGTCCCCGTCGCCGACGGCGTCGTGGGCGAACTCGTGGTTCGACCGAAGCTGCCCTCGATCCTGATGCAGGGCTATCACAACAAGGACCGCGAAACGCTGGCGGCATTCCGCAATCTCTGGTTCCACACCGGTGATTTCGCGCGGCGCGACGCGGACGGATATCTCTACTTTGCCGGACGCAAGAAAGAACGCATCCGCAGGCGCGGCGAAAACATCTCCGGCTACGAGGTCGAACAGATCATCGCCCGGCACCCGGAAGTATCCGAAGTGGCCGCCCTGCCCTATCCCGCCCCCGCAGGTGAAGACGACCTGCGCTGCGTCATCGTGCGTGCGGAAGGGTCGACGCTGTCGGCGGAGGCGCTGGCGCAATGGCTTGAAACCCGCATGCCGCCGTTCATGCAGCCCCGCTACATCGAGTTCACCGACGACCTGCCCCGGACCGCGAGCGCCAAGGTCGAGAAGTACAAGCTGATCGAAGCAGGATTGGGCTCTTCCGTGTGGGACCGGGAGGGACAGGTACGTCCCGGCGGCGTGGCAGGATGA